GGTCTGATCGCCTACTATGACGGCGCGAGTGCTTTCGGGTGGGCAGAGTCGCATTCAAACCGCGTCATGAAAGGGGTCAGCTCCACGACCCGCCTGATCGATTACGCGGACGGACAGGATTGTGAGGCTCGCCGGTTGCGCCAAGCGGGTATCGCCTCGGTCGTGCGCGACGAGGGATGGCGAACCTACGGATTCGAAACGACCGATATCGACCCAATCTGGCAGCCGCTCAACCGCGTCCGGACGTTCTACAAAATGCTCCGGGCCATGATGCAGGCTGCCAAATGGGCACGCGACCGTCAGGCTGACGAGCTGCTGTATGTCAAAAAATCGATCGAAGAGTTCATGCGCGGCCTCAAAGGTGCAGGTGTCGCTCTGGGATTCGAGGTTTTCTTCGATACCGAGAAGAACACGAAAGCCACCGTTACAAACGGTCAGTTTTTTCTCACGGTCCGGTTCCAGGATATGCCAACGATCCGCGAACTCAACATCGAGCTGGTCTACGTCGACGATTACAGCGACGTCCTGCTCACCATCATCAACGGGTAAGGAGTAAAGTATGGCATCAGTCAAAGAGCGCCAGGTATGGCGTGACATGAACATCCTGATCGAAGGGATCGGGAATCTCGGAGTCAGCAAAACGATGGAAGAACCAAAAATCGAGTTTCTGACCAATGAACGCGACGGAGCGATCGCTATGGAAGAAGTCGTTCCGCTGATCAAGGCGATGAGCTCGAAAATTACGCTGAACGAGTACAACTCCGAAGCGTATGCCGCCGCCGCGAAACAGTTCGGGAGTGCCCCGACATTCTTTTGCAAAGGTTCCATCGTACAGGGCTCGGAAAAG
The DNA window shown above is from Campylobacterota bacterium and carries:
- a CDS encoding phage major tail tube protein — protein: MASVKERQVWRDMNILIEGIGNLGVSKTMEEPKIEFLTNERDGAIAMEEVVPLIKAMSSKITLNEYNSEAYAAAAKQFGSAPTFFCKGSIVQGSEKIPVLITIKGKVKVLEDKIPDRGKEVEQTLEIAVEAYSKEIGGKKVVDIDVKNLMCEIDGVDLFAELRAHIQ